One Salvia splendens isolate huo1 chromosome 22, SspV2, whole genome shotgun sequence DNA segment encodes these proteins:
- the LOC121785759 gene encoding AUGMIN subunit 2-like codes for MSMGGDTTWVGKKPLRRVGGMSDALSIAADLGFTVAPPPSQEEIQNLSDAKGDDLIRILRELTAVQRKIADLQVELQGRKEDKNVAHLTHVSEMEKKIETLARITSILKDVIQNKDRIIARLQQPYSLDCIPVEAEFQKQFSELLMKAASDYGALTASVADFQWSQNFKEPPTVWGEMLRPIPVALASCTRFFEAMTAMRESFAKLQTLRVGHSSQRAMGESECVTPPPWRNESSFDDLAVGSLRRPGSEQQEGDDASREASDLNYVDAASNRRL; via the exons ATGTCGATGGGCGGCGACACCACTTGGGTGGGGAAGAAGCCTCTGAGGAGAGTGGGGGGAATGTCCGACGCCTTGTCCATCGCAGCCGATCTCGGTTTCACAGTCGCGCCGCCTCCTTCTCAG GAGGAAATTCAGAATTTATCCGATGCAAAGGGAGATGATTTGATAAGGATATTGAGAGAATTGACCGCTGTACAGAGAAAAATCGCGGATCTGCAAGTTGAACTTCAAGGCAGAAAG GAAGACAAGAATGTGGCTCATTTGACGCATGTGAGtgaaatggagaagaaaattGAGACTTTAGCTCGAATCACATCTATTTTGAAAGATGTTATTCAAAACAAG GACCGGATTATAGCCCGCCTTCAGCAGCCCTACTCATTGGATTGCATACCTGTGGAAGCTGAGTTTCAG AAACAATTTTCAGAGTTGCTAATGAAGGCAGCGAGTGATTATGGGGCCTTAACAGCTTCCGTTGCTGATTTTCAGTGGAGCCAAAATTTTAAAGAACCACCTACTGTATGGGGG GAGATGCTCCGTCCAATTCCTGTTGCTTTGGCATCTTGCACCCGATTCTTTGAAGCGATGACTGCAATGAGGGAGTCCTTTGCGAAACTGCAGACCCTGAGAGTCGGTCATTCCTCTCAGAGAGCGATGGGAGAATCAGAATGTGTGACACCTCCACCATGGAGAAATGAATCAAGTTTTGATGACTTGGCCGTTGGAAGCCTGAGAAGGCCGGGCAGCGAACAACAGGAAGGGGATGATGCAAGCAGAGAGGCCAGCGACTTGAATTATGTCGATGCAGCCTCTAACCGAAGATTGTGA
- the LOC121786415 gene encoding 50S ribosomal protein L20-like: protein MNKKEVFKLAKGFRGRAKNCIRIARERVEKALQYSYRDRRNKKRDMRSLWIQRINAGTRQHGVNYGNFMHGLMKENIQLNRKVLSEISMHEPYSFKALVDVSHSAFPGNKAAAAPKKEGLAILL from the exons ATGAACAAGAAGGAGGTATTCAAG TTGGCGAAGGGGTTTAGGGGAAGGGCGAAGAATTGTATACGAATTGCGCGGGAGAGAGTGGAGAAGGCGCTGCAGTACTCTTACAGAGATCGCCGCAACAAGAAGCGGGACATGCGCTCTCTCTGGATCCAGCGCATTAACGCCGGTACCAGGCAGCACGGG GTGAACTATGGAAACTTCATGCACGGGCTAATGAAGGAGAACATTCAGCTGAACAGGAAAGTTCTCTCTGAGATATCTATGCACGAGCCGTATAGCTTCAAAGCTCTGGTGGATGTTTCTCACAGCGCCTTCCCTGGGAACAAGGCGGCCGCAGCTCCCAAGAAGGAGGGCCTGGCGATTCTTCTCTGA
- the LOC121786414 gene encoding ferredoxin--NADP reductase, root isozyme, chloroplastic-like: MAHSALLQVPLAVSVNNNVSLRKSSFKTTRVSFHEKSWSSSPSLDFRVTSSQSRVRPVVCMSVQQASMPKVAVSPLSLEEAKEAPMHLFKNKEPYTGTIVSVERLVGQNAPGETCHIVIDHGGKVPYWEGQSYGIIPPGENPKKPGNPHNVRLYSIASTRYGDSFDGKTASLCVRRAVYYDPETGKEDPSKKGVCSNFLCDSKPGDKVQITGPSGKIMLLPEDDPNATHIMIATGTGVAPYRGYLRRMFMEDVPTFKFGGLAWLFLGVANTDSLLYDDEFSKYLKDYPDNFRFDRALSREQKNRNGGKMYVQDKIEEYSDEVFKLLDNGAHIYFCGLKGMMPGIQETLKKVAEQRGESWEEKLSQLKKNKQWHVEVY; encoded by the exons ATGGCTCATTCTGCTCTTTTACAG GTGCCACTCGCGGTCTCCGTTAATAACAATGTTTCTCTCCGTAAATCCTCCTTCAAG ACCACTCGTGTCTCGTTTCATGAAAAATCCTGGAGCTCTAGTCCATCTCTGGACTTCAGAGTCACGAGCTCTCAGTCTAGGGTTCGACCTGTGGTCTGCATGTCGGTGCAACAAGCCAGCATGCCTAAGGTGGCTGTTTCGCCCCTGAGCTTGGAAGAAGCAAAGGAGGCACCGATGCACTTGTTCAAGAACAAAGAACCGTACACCGGAACCATTGTGTCTGTTGAAAGGCTTGTTGGCCAGAATGCTCCTGGAGAGACGTGTCACATTGTTATCGACCATGGTGGCAAAGTTCCCTACTGGGAAGGGCAGAGTTACGGAATCATCCCTCCT GGTGAGAATCCTAAAAAGCCTGGTAATCCACACAATGTGCGATTGTATTCAATAGCATCTACCAGATATGGCGACTCCTTCGATGGCAAGACAGCTAGTTTGTGTGTTCGGCGTGCAGTCTATTATGATCCCGAGACTGGGAAGGAAGATCCCTCAAAGAAGGGAGTGTGCAGCAACTTCTTGTGTGATTCAAAGCCTGGTGACAAGGTTCAGATCACGG GTCCTTCCGGTAAGATAATGCTCCTCCCCGAAGACGACCCAAACGCCACCCACATCATGATTGCCACCGGTACTGGCGTGGCGCCTTACAGGGGCTACCTCCGACGTATGTTCATGGAGGATGTCCCAACGTTCAAGTTCGGAGGGCTAGCCTGGCTCTTCCTAGGAGTGGCCAACACCGACAGCCTTCTCTACGACGATGAGTTCTCCAAGTATCTCAAGGACTACCCCGACAACTTTAGGTTTGACCGAGCCCTCAGCAGAGAACAGAAAAACAGAAATGGGGGGAAGATGTATGTCCAGGACAAAATCGAGGAGTACAGCGACGAGGTGTTCAAACTGTTGGACAACGGGGCACATATCTACTTCTGCGGGCTGAAAGGGATGATGCCGGGAATACAGGAGACGTTGAAGAAGGTAGCGGAGCAGCGGGGCGAGAGTTGGGAGGAGAAGCTCTCACAGCTCAAGAAGAACAAGCAATGGCATGTTGAAGTCTATTGA
- the LOC121785984 gene encoding ADP-ribosylation factor GTPase-activating protein AGD12-like isoform X2: protein MVASCERLNEYICSGETIFRSSNIGVFLCLKCCGVHRSLGANISKVLSVTLDDWNEEDIEAVIEVGGNASANSIYESYLPEGVSKPAHDAGHEERTQFIKSKYEQQAFLKPSLRIQAGAAAKNSSQPISSREIVNSQQTLSSSENSEILGKMKVTVVKGSNLAVRDMLSSDPYVLLILGQQKVQTSVMNSNLNPVWNEVLTLSVPHDYSQIKLQVYDHDTFTADDIMGEADIDIQPMITSALAYGDAKKFADMQIGKWMKSYDNALIEDSPVNIVAGKVRQELWLRLQNVESGELELELEWVPL from the exons ATGGTAGCATCGTGTGAAAGGCTCAATGAGTACATCTGCTCTGGGGAAACCATCTTCAG ATCATCAAATATTGGAGTGTTTCTATGCTTGAAATGCTGCGGTGTTCACAGAAGCCTTGGTGCAAATATTTCAAAG GTTTTGTCTGTGACATTAGATGACTGGAATGAGGAAGATATTGAAGCCGTGATTGAGGTTGGAGGGAATGCATCAGCGAATTCGATCTATGAATCTTACCTCCCCGAAGGGGTGTCGAAGCCAGCACATGATGCTGGCCACGAAGAACGCACACAATTTATCAA GTCTAAATATGAGCAACAAGCATTCTTGAAGCCTAGCCTGCGTATTCAAGCCGGAGCTGCTGCAAAGAATTCTTCACAACCGATTTCATCGCGAGAGATTGTCAACAGCCAACAAACTTTGAGTTCATCAGAAAACTCA GAAATTCTCGGAAAAATGAAGGTTACAGTAGTTAAAGGCTCGAACTTAGCAGTTCGAGATATGCTATCGAGCGATCCATACGTTTTGCTGATTTTGGGGCAGCAG AAAGTGCAAACGAGCGTGATGAATAGCAATTTGAATCCGGTGTGGAACGAGGTGCTAACGCTTTCCGTTCCGCACGATTACAGCCAGATCAAACTG CAAGTTTATGACCACGACACGTTCACAGCTGACGACATAATGGGAGAGGCGGACATAGACATCCAGCCTATGATCACCTCAGCACTGGCATACGGAGACGCCAAGAAGTTCGCGGACATGCAGATAGGGAAGTGGATGAAGTCGTACGACAACGCCCTCATAGAGGATAGCCCGGTCAACATTGTGGCCGGGAAGGTGAGGCAGGAGCTGTGGCTCAGGCTCCAGAATGTAGAATCTGGTGAACTAGAACTTGAACTAGAGTGGGTTCCTCTTTGA
- the LOC121785984 gene encoding ADP-ribosylation factor GTPase-activating protein AGD12-like isoform X1 has product MSTSALGKPSSGKRRLKDLLSQSDNRVCADCSAPDPKWASSNIGVFLCLKCCGVHRSLGANISKVLSVTLDDWNEEDIEAVIEVGGNASANSIYESYLPEGVSKPAHDAGHEERTQFIKSKYEQQAFLKPSLRIQAGAAAKNSSQPISSREIVNSQQTLSSSENSEILGKMKVTVVKGSNLAVRDMLSSDPYVLLILGQQKVQTSVMNSNLNPVWNEVLTLSVPHDYSQIKLQVYDHDTFTADDIMGEADIDIQPMITSALAYGDAKKFADMQIGKWMKSYDNALIEDSPVNIVAGKVRQELWLRLQNVESGELELELEWVPL; this is encoded by the exons ATGAGTACATCTGCTCTGGGGAAACCATCTTCAG GCAAAAGAAGATTGAAAGATCTCTTAAGTCAAAGTGATAACCGTGTATGTGCAGATTGCTCGGCCCCTGACCCGAAATGGGC ATCATCAAATATTGGAGTGTTTCTATGCTTGAAATGCTGCGGTGTTCACAGAAGCCTTGGTGCAAATATTTCAAAG GTTTTGTCTGTGACATTAGATGACTGGAATGAGGAAGATATTGAAGCCGTGATTGAGGTTGGAGGGAATGCATCAGCGAATTCGATCTATGAATCTTACCTCCCCGAAGGGGTGTCGAAGCCAGCACATGATGCTGGCCACGAAGAACGCACACAATTTATCAA GTCTAAATATGAGCAACAAGCATTCTTGAAGCCTAGCCTGCGTATTCAAGCCGGAGCTGCTGCAAAGAATTCTTCACAACCGATTTCATCGCGAGAGATTGTCAACAGCCAACAAACTTTGAGTTCATCAGAAAACTCA GAAATTCTCGGAAAAATGAAGGTTACAGTAGTTAAAGGCTCGAACTTAGCAGTTCGAGATATGCTATCGAGCGATCCATACGTTTTGCTGATTTTGGGGCAGCAG AAAGTGCAAACGAGCGTGATGAATAGCAATTTGAATCCGGTGTGGAACGAGGTGCTAACGCTTTCCGTTCCGCACGATTACAGCCAGATCAAACTG CAAGTTTATGACCACGACACGTTCACAGCTGACGACATAATGGGAGAGGCGGACATAGACATCCAGCCTATGATCACCTCAGCACTGGCATACGGAGACGCCAAGAAGTTCGCGGACATGCAGATAGGGAAGTGGATGAAGTCGTACGACAACGCCCTCATAGAGGATAGCCCGGTCAACATTGTGGCCGGGAAGGTGAGGCAGGAGCTGTGGCTCAGGCTCCAGAATGTAGAATCTGGTGAACTAGAACTTGAACTAGAGTGGGTTCCTCTTTGA
- the LOC121785801 gene encoding 2-succinylbenzoate--CoA ligase, chloroplastic/peroxisomal, with product MNMHSEAHICHCLTRLATLRRHSALTIHAGRRKTGMQFVQAVTRLARGLLHLGIKPGHVISLSALNSDLYLEWLLAITYVGGIAAPLNYRWSMEEAKSAMEVARPVMLVTDSSSGYWHSKFNIDSVPSLRWHVQMDGPFNVFSNELLAEPARVNPELDYLWAPENVAIICFTSGTTGKPKGATLSHSALVIQSLAKIATVGYDEDDVYLHTAPLCHIGGISSALAVLMAGGCHVIAPKFETESAFEAIRDHNVTSLITVPTMMADFISFRLVNRRSESIESVSKILNGGGGLSAKLVEQAAKVFPRAKILSAYGMTEACSSLTFMTLCDPAKEVGRLPSDDVETSNLSSRGGVCVGKPAPHVELKLCVEESCDGGRILMRGPHTMLYYWGLPPSLGSNQVDEGWLDTGDIGRVDEQGNLWLVGRAKDKIKSGGENIYPEEVEGVLSQHSGISGVVVIGVPDSRLTEMVIGCIRVKEGWQWTDSDVDHSQNRCLSSTILRQFCKDKYLTGFKIPRRFVLWEKNFPLTTTGKLKRDQVRAQLMSHAQILSSKI from the exons ATGAATATGCACTCCGAGGCCCACATCTGCCACTGCCTGACTCGCCTCGCCACCCTCCGCCGCCACTCCGCCCTCACAATCCATGCCGGCCGCCGCAAAACCGGAATGCAGTTCGTCCAAGCAGTCACGCGCCTGGCCCGCGGGCTTCTCCACCTCGGCATCAAGCCCGGCCACGTCATCTCCCTCTCCGCTCTCAACAG TGATTTATACTTGGAATGGTTGCTTGCGATTACGTACGTCGGAGGAATCGCTGCTCCGCTTAACTATCGATGG AGCATGGAGGAGGCGAAATCGGCGATGGAGGTGGCGCGGCCGGTCATGTTAGTGACGGATTCCAGCTCCGGCTACTGGCATTCCAAGTTCAATATCGACTCCGTTCCATCTCTCCGGTGGCATGTCCAAATGGATGGCCCTTTCAACG TTTTCAGCAACGAGTTGCTAGCGGAGCCTGCTCGAGTTAATCCGGAGCTCGACTATCTTTGGGCTCCTGAAAATGTTGCAATCATATGCTTTACCTCAG GCACTACTGGGAAGCCAAAGGGAGCCACTTTGAGCCATTCTGCTTTAGTAATTCAATCCCTTGCAAAAATTGCTACTGTTGGTTATGATGAGGATGAT GTGTATTTGCACACTGCGCCCTTGTGCCACATAGGCGGGATCTCGTCTGCCCTGGCCGTGCTGATGGCCGGTGGCTGCCACGTCATAGCGCCGAAATTCGAGACTGAATCGGCGTTTGAAGCTATAAGAGACCACAATGTCACTTCTTTGATCACTGTTCCAACTATGATGGCTGATTTCATCTCTTTCCGTTT GGTGAATCGAAGATCTGAAAGTATTGAGTCGGTGTCGAAGATCTTGAACGGAGGTGGTGGTTTATCGGCCAAGCTTGTTGAGCAAGCGGCTAAGGTCTTTCCGAGAGCAAAGATTTTGTCTGCTTACG GAATGACAGAGGCGTGTTCGTCTCTAACGTTCATGACTCTCTGCGATCCGGCAAAAGAGGTCGGCCGCTTGCCATCGGACGACGTTGAGACGTCCAACTTAAGTAGTAGAGGAGGTGTTTGTGTGGGCAAACCTGCCCCACATGTTGAACTAAAACTATGTGTTGAAGAGTCTTGTGATGGTGGGAGAATATTGATGAGGGGTCCTCATACAATGCTTTATTACTGGGGCCTACCTCCATCGTTGGGTTCGAACCAGGTCGATGAAGGCTGGTTGGATACGGGAGATATCGGCCGTGTAGATGAGCAAGGTAATCTTTGGCTTGTTGGGCGTGCAAAGGATAAGATTAAGAGCGGTGGAGAGAACATTTACCCTGAGGAG GTGGAGGGTGTCCTATCCCAACATTCGGGGATCTCTGGTGTTGTTGTCATTGGAGTTCCCGACTCGAGGCTGACAGAGATGGTGATCGGATGCATTCGGGTGAAGGAAGGGTGGCAGTGGACCGACTCCGACGTTGATCACAGCCAAAACCGGTGCTTGTCAAGCACAATTCTCAGACAATTCTGCAAGGATAAATATTTAACGGG GTTTAAGATTCCAAGAAGATTTGTGTTGTGGGAGAAGAATTTTCCTTTGACGACAACTGGGAAATTAAAGAGGGATCAAGTCAGAGCACAACTTATGTCTCATGCCCAGATTTTGTCCAGTAAAATTTAG